The DNA region GCTCGACGGCCCGGAAGGGGGGCCAGCGCGTGATGTCCTCGCCCTTGAAGCGGATCGTGCCCTGCCGGGCCGGCGTGAAGCCGATCACCGACCGGATGAGCGTCGTCTTGCCCATCCCGTTGCGCCCGAGGATGGTGACGATCTCCCCCGGGCCCACCGCCAGCGACACGCCGTGGAGCACGTGGCTCTCGCCGTAGTAGGTGTGAACGCCGGCGATCTCAAGCACCGAGGTAGATCTCGCGCACCAGCGGGTTGGCCTTGATTTCCTCCCGGGGACCATCGGCGATGACGCGCCCGTAGTGCAGCACGGTGACGTGCTGGGCGATCTCCAGCGCGATGTCCATGTCGTGCTCGATGATGAGCACGGTGATGGCGGGATCGAGCCGCCGCAGCAGATCGGCCATGAGGTGCGACTCGGCCGGGGAGAGCCCGGCCGTCGGCTCGTCGAGCAGCAGCACGCGCGGCCGGCCGGCCAGTGCCAGCGCGATCTCCAGCTGCCGCTGCTCGCCGTGGGAGAGGTTGCGCACCATCGAGGCCGCCCGATCGGCGAGCCCCACCGCTGCCAACCCTTCCCGCGCGCGCTCCTCCAGCGCGCGGTACCCCGCCAGGGGCCGCAGCATGGAGAACTTGACGGCCGTCAGAGCCTGGACGGCGAGCAGGCAGTTCTCGAGCACGGTGAGGGTCGGGAAGAGGTTGGTGATCTGGAACGTCCGGGCCAGCCCCAGCCCGGCGCGCCGGTGCGGCGCCACCCGGGTGACGTCGCGCTCGAAGAGGCGGATGGTGCCCGACGTCACCGGCAGCTCGCCCGAGATGAGGTTGAAGAGCGTCGTCTTGCCGGCGCCGTTGGGGCCGATCAGCGCGCGCCGCTCGCCCGGGCGCACGGCCAGCGCGATGCCGTCGACGGCGCGGAGCCCGCCGAACGCCTTGGAGACCCCATCGAGCCTCAGTGCCAGCTCACCCACCGGCGGCCTTCGCGCGGGCTTCGAGCGCGGGATTCGCGCGGTTCGAGCGCCGGCTTGGCCGGCGCAATCCTGTCCTGGGGGGAGGTTTCGGAAGGGGGGCGAAGCCCCCCTCCGAGGATTAACAGTGCTTGCACGGCGGGTAGTCGCGCGTGTAGAGCGGCATCTTCAGAAACTCCTCGGGGTTGTATTTCCAGAACTGGCTGACCGCCGGGAAGGTCGCGACGACGGTGTTCTGCAGCTTGCCGCCCACCCTCTCCACCTTTCGGACATAGATGTTCTGGATCGGGTTGCCCCACTGGTCGATCTTCACCGGTCCGCGGGGGAAGTCCTTGAGGTCCACCTTGCGCAGCGCGGCCAGGAACGTCTCGCGATCCTCGACCTTGCCGGCGACGGCCTTGATCGCCTCCACGATCCACCGGGCGTTGGTGTAGCACGTCTCGGCGTAGTAGGAGGGGACCTTGCCGGCCTTGGCCTCGAAGGCCTTGGCGAACTTCTGATTCACCGGGTTGTCGAGGGCCGCCGAGTAGTGGAGCGCGCTGATGGTGCCGAGCGCCTCGTCGCCCATCTGCGGGAGCACCGACTCGTCGACCGTGGTGCCGTTGGAGAGCAGCGGCACGCGCGCCTTCAGCCCGGCGTCCTCGTACTGCTTGACGAACTGCAGGGCCAGCTTGCCGAAGAAGACGCCGAAGACGGCGTCGGCGTCCCGCTTGACCTGGGCCAGGAACGGCGAGAAGTCGTTGGTGTTCAGCGGCGCCCAGATCTTCTGGATGATCTGCCCGCCATTCTCCTCGAAGGTCCTCTGGAACCCCCCGACGGATTCCCATCCGAAGGCGTAGTCGGCGCCGATGGTGGCGATCTTGCGGTACTTCGTGTTCTTGTAGATCCAGTCACCGAGGACGTGCATGGACTGGCTCGAGTTCCAGCCCGTGCGCACGACCCACTTGGCGGGCTTGCGCTGGGTGAGGTCGTCGGAGGACATCACCGGGTACGTGGTCGGGATCTTCTGCGCGTCGACGAAGGGGTGCAGCGCATAGCCGGTGGATGCGAGCAGGCCGCCGGTGAGGATGTGCACGCGATCCTGGTCCACGAGCTTGCGGGCCTTGGTGAGGGCCGTCTGGGTGTTCCCCTCGGTGTCATCGATGATGAGCTCGATCTTCCGCCCCGCGACCTGGCGGCCGATCTCGTCCAGGTAGAGCTCGGTTCCGTTCACCATGTCCTTGCCGAGCGCCGAGGCGGCCCCGGTGAGCGGCGCCAGCAGGCCGATCTTGATGGGGCCGCTTTGGGCCCGGGCTGCGGACGGCGCGCTCAGCGCGGCGCCCAGGCCGGTCAGCAGCGCGGCCAACGTGAGGAGTGCCAGAGCACGACGAGTCATGACGGTCCTCCTTTACTCAGTGACGCTGGCCGCGGAAGGCGCCGGCCAGCCCGCGGGGGGCGAAGAGGATGACGCCGATATAGACGGCGCCCAGGATGAGCAGCCACCGCTTGGTGTACACGCTGACGAAGTTCTTGAGGAAGACGATGAGGGCGGCGCCGAGGGCGGGGCCGGCGAGCGTGCCGGGCCCGCCGAGGGCGACCATCAGGAGGGTCTCGACCGACGTGACCAGCTGGACGTCCACGGGGCTCACGAAGCCGTTGTAGTAGGCCCACAGCACGCCGGCCAGGCCGGCGAAGGTCCCCGAGATGACGAACGACAGGTACTTGTGCAGCCACACGTTGTAGCCGAGGATCCGCATGCGCGATTCGCTCTCGCGGATGCCCTTGAGGCTCATGCCGAACGGCGACACGACGAGCAGGCCCATGAGGACCCAGGCCAGCACCGCCGTCACCAGCGAGAAGTAGAAGAAGGGAAGCGGCCCCCAGAGGCTCCAGGGCAGCCCCAGCTCCGGGCGCGGCACCCCGGAGATGCCGTTGTCGCCCTTGGTGAGGCTCACCCACCGGAACGCGAGCCCCCAGACCACCATCCCCAGCGCCAGGGTGATCATGAGGAAGTAGGTGCCCGAGGCGCGGATGGCGATCAGCCCGAAGGCGGCGGCGGTGACGGCCGCGGCGATGATCCCCACGACCAGGCAGGTGGCGAACCCCGCCTGATGCTCGGTGGCGAGGATCGCCACGGCGTAGGCGGCGACGCCGAAGTAGGCGGCGTGGCCGAGCGAGGGCAGCCCGGTGTAGCCGAGGAGCACGTCGAGGCTCATGGCCAGGATCGCCACGATGAACGCCTGGGTGAGCAGCGTGAGCGGGTAGGCCGGCAGCACGGGCCCGGTGGCCGCCGCCAGCAGGACGATGAGGCCCACGCCTGCGACGCGCCGGCTCATAGATCGGAGGGGGCCTCGGCGGCCCCCTCCGAGGCCTCCCCCAGCACCGATTGCGCCGGCAAAGCCGGCGCTAGAAGGAGCACGGTCGGCTTGCGATACCCCGCTTCGGTTGACATGCGCCGGCTCATCAGACGCGGCCGAAGAGCCCGGTGGGCTTGAGCGCCAGGATCAGCGCCATGGGGGCGAACAGCGTGAAGTACGACAGCTCCGGGAAGAGGGCCTTGCCGAAGTTGTCGAGCAGCCCCACTAGGAGACTCCCCACCATCGCGCCGGGCAGGCTGCCGAGACCGCCGACGATCACGACGACGAACGCGTAGGGGAGCACCTCGAAGTCGGCGCCCGGGTACACGCCCAGGAAGGCGCCGCCGATGACGCCGCCCATGGCGGCCAGGCCGGCGCCCAGCGCGAAGACGACGAGGGACAGGAGGGGCACGTTGATGCCCACCCCCTGGGCCATCTCCGCGTCGTCCACCGCCGCGCGGATGCGGGCGCCCGCGCGCGTGCGATCGAGCGCGAGCCAGAGGAGGGTGGCCACCACCGCCGCCACGACCACGATGAAGGCCCGGTAGGTGGGGAAGCTCAGCGCGCCCGCCCGCAGCACGCCGCGGAGCGGACCCGGCACGGGAATCGTGTAGGGGTCGCCGCCCCAGATGAGCAGCGCCGCGTCCTGAAAGATCAGCGCGAAGCCGATCGTCATCAGCACCTGGCCCAGCACCTGCCCGGCCAGCCGGCGGAGGAACAGCCGCTCCATCGCGATGCCGATCAGCCCGATGGCCAGGGCGCCGGCCAGCACCGCGGCGGCGAAGCTCTCGGTGCGCCACACCACCGAGAGCCCGACGTAGCCGCCGAGCATGAAGTACGAGCCGTGGGCCAGGTTGACGATCCGCATGACGCCGAAGATGAGCGACAGCCCGCTGGCGAGCAGGAAGAGGAGCGCGCCGTACGACAGGCCGTTGAACGTCTGGATGATCCAGAACTCGGCGGTCACGCCAGTCCGAGCAGGCGCGCGGCGTTGCCGCGGAGGATGCGCGCCTGGTCCGCCGCCTTGAGCCCGAGCCGCTTGGTGACGATGTCGCGCGGCCGCTCGTAGCCCATGTCGAAGCAGAAATCGCTCCCCACCATCACGCGGTCGGCGCCCACGAGGTCCACCAGGTAGCGCAGCGCCTCCGGGGAGTGGGTGATGGTGTCGTAGGTGAAGCGGCGGAGGTAGGCGCCGAAGGGCCGGCGCGCGCGATCGCGCGCCTCCGAGCGCACGCGCTGCCCGTGCTGGAGGCGGCCGTAGAGGTACGGCAGCGCCCCGCCCCCGTGAGGCAGGCATATTTGAAGGCGCGGGAAGCGGTCGAGCACGCCCCCGAAGACGAGGTGGGCGGCGGCGACGGCCGTGTCGAACGGGTTGCCCAGCAGGTTGCTCAGGTAAAAGGGCCCCAGGCGCGCCGCGCCCACCACGTTGATCGGGTGGAGCAGCACGGGCAGCTCGTACTCCTGACAGCGCTCGAAGACCGGCCCGAAGGCCGGATCACTGAGCTCGCGGCCGTTGACGTTGGTACCGAGATAGACGGCGCGGACGCCGGGCAGCCGGGCGGCGCGCTCCAGCTCGGTGACGGCCAGCGTGGGATCTTGTAGGGGCAGCGTCGCGCAGCCGACGAAGCGGTCGGGGTGCGCGGTGTGCGCCTCGGCGATGGCGTCGTTGAAAGTCTGGGCCAGGCGCTTGGCCAGGCCGCTGCCGGCGAAGTAGACCATGGGGACGGTCAGCGAGAGCGCCTGGACGGCGATGCCCGTGCGGTTCATCGCCTTCAGGCGGAGCTCGAGGTCGATGAATGCGGGTTCCAGCGGCGCGGTAGGGGCGCCGGCGATCACGATGACCGGCCCGGCGGGGTTCGTGCGATCGAGACGCGCGCCGGCGGCCGCGCCCTCGTGTTCGAGGAGTCTCAGGTAGCTTTCGGGAAAGAAGTGCGCGTGGATGTCGATGCCAGGGGGCGGCGTCACGGGGGAGGATTGTACTATAGCCGCCTGGAGCCGCGCGTGAAACTCCCGGCCCGCCGGGCCCGTTCAAGGAGGCGCCTGTGAAGCTGCCCCACGAACGCTTCGACTACTCGCCGATCGCCGGCCGCCGGCGCTGGACGCTGCCCAAAGGCGCCCGGATCGCCGTCTGGACCATCGTCAACGTCGAGGA from Candidatus Methylomirabilota bacterium includes:
- a CDS encoding ABC transporter ATP-binding protein; its protein translation is MGELALRLDGVSKAFGGLRAVDGIALAVRPGERRALIGPNGAGKTTLFNLISGELPVTSGTIRLFERDVTRVAPHRRAGLGLARTFQITNLFPTLTVLENCLLAVQALTAVKFSMLRPLAGYRALEERAREGLAAVGLADRAASMVRNLSHGEQRQLEIALALAGRPRVLLLDEPTAGLSPAESHLMADLLRRLDPAITVLIIEHDMDIALEIAQHVTVLHYGRVIADGPREEIKANPLVREIYLGA
- a CDS encoding branched-chain amino acid ABC transporter permease: MSRRVAGVGLIVLLAAATGPVLPAYPLTLLTQAFIVAILAMSLDVLLGYTGLPSLGHAAYFGVAAYAVAILATEHQAGFATCLVVGIIAAAVTAAAFGLIAIRASGTYFLMITLALGMVVWGLAFRWVSLTKGDNGISGVPRPELGLPWSLWGPLPFFYFSLVTAVLAWVLMGLLVVSPFGMSLKGIRESESRMRILGYNVWLHKYLSFVISGTFAGLAGVLWAYYNGFVSPVDVQLVTSVETLLMVALGGPGTLAGPALGAALIVFLKNFVSVYTKRWLLILGAVYIGVILFAPRGLAGAFRGQRH
- a CDS encoding ABC transporter substrate-binding protein, which produces MTRRALALLTLAALLTGLGAALSAPSAARAQSGPIKIGLLAPLTGAASALGKDMVNGTELYLDEIGRQVAGRKIELIIDDTEGNTQTALTKARKLVDQDRVHILTGGLLASTGYALHPFVDAQKIPTTYPVMSSDDLTQRKPAKWVVRTGWNSSQSMHVLGDWIYKNTKYRKIATIGADYAFGWESVGGFQRTFEENGGQIIQKIWAPLNTNDFSPFLAQVKRDADAVFGVFFGKLALQFVKQYEDAGLKARVPLLSNGTTVDESVLPQMGDEALGTISALHYSAALDNPVNQKFAKAFEAKAGKVPSYYAETCYTNARWIVEAIKAVAGKVEDRETFLAALRKVDLKDFPRGPVKIDQWGNPIQNIYVRKVERVGGKLQNTVVATFPAVSQFWKYNPEEFLKMPLYTRDYPPCKHC
- a CDS encoding branched-chain amino acid ABC transporter permease, giving the protein MTAEFWIIQTFNGLSYGALLFLLASGLSLIFGVMRIVNLAHGSYFMLGGYVGLSVVWRTESFAAAVLAGALAIGLIGIAMERLFLRRLAGQVLGQVLMTIGFALIFQDAALLIWGGDPYTIPVPGPLRGVLRAGALSFPTYRAFIVVVAAVVATLLWLALDRTRAGARIRAAVDDAEMAQGVGINVPLLSLVVFALGAGLAAMGGVIGGAFLGVYPGADFEVLPYAFVVVIVGGLGSLPGAMVGSLLVGLLDNFGKALFPELSYFTLFAPMALILALKPTGLFGRV
- a CDS encoding amidohydrolase family protein, translated to MTPPPGIDIHAHFFPESYLRLLEHEGAAAGARLDRTNPAGPVIVIAGAPTAPLEPAFIDLELRLKAMNRTGIAVQALSLTVPMVYFAGSGLAKRLAQTFNDAIAEAHTAHPDRFVGCATLPLQDPTLAVTELERAARLPGVRAVYLGTNVNGRELSDPAFGPVFERCQEYELPVLLHPINVVGAARLGPFYLSNLLGNPFDTAVAAAHLVFGGVLDRFPRLQICLPHGGGALPYLYGRLQHGQRVRSEARDRARRPFGAYLRRFTYDTITHSPEALRYLVDLVGADRVMVGSDFCFDMGYERPRDIVTKRLGLKAADQARILRGNAARLLGLA